The window GCCGGTGCTGCTCGCGCTCGCCGCCCGGGAACGGCGGAAGTCGGGGCCGGCGCCCCGCGTGCTCCTCCCGCTGCTGGCCGGCACCGGCCTCGGCCTGGACTTCGTGCTGTGGGGCGAGGCGATTCCGCGGATCGGCGCCGGCATCGCGACCGTGCTGCTCGCCGTCCAGGTGGTCATCGTGCCGCTGCTGGCGTTCGCGTTCTTCCGGGAGCGCCCGGCGAAGCGGTTCCTCTTCGCCGTGCCCGTGCTGCTCGGCGGCATCGTGCTCGCCGGTGGCTTCGCCGGGAGCGGCTCGTTCGGCCCGGACCCGGTCACCGGAGCCGTGTTCGCGATGCTTGCCGGTGCGGGGTACGCCGGTTACCTCTTCCTGATCCGGCTCAGCGGCGGCGCGGGCGCGCAGGCGCAGTCGCTGGTGCTGGCGACGGCCTCCGCGGGCGTCGTCGCCGTCGTGCTCGGTGTCCCGAGCGGCACGCTCGACCTGAGCCCGGGCCTGGAGACGTTCGGCTGGCTGGTCGCGCTCGCCGTCGTGGGTCAGCTGATCGGCTGGATCCTCATCTCCGCGGCACTGCCCCGGATGCCGGCCACCACCGGCGCGACGCTGATGTTGCTGCAGCCGGTCGGCGCGGTGCTGCTGGGCATCGGCCTGCTGGGAGAGACGCCGAGCGTGCTGCAGCTCGTCGGCTGCGCGGGCGTCGTCGCCGCGGTCTGCTTCGCCGGGCGGACCCGCCGCGGATGACCTGCGGGCCGGGGCCGTCCCGGCTACCGTCGGTGGAATGCGCGTACTGGTGGCCGGGGCTTCGGGGTTCGTCGGCAGCCGGTTGTGCCCGGCGCTGGCGGAAGCGGGGCACGAGGTCCTCGCGATGACCCGCCACCCCGCGAAGTACGACGGCGCCGGGACGCCCGTCCGCGGCGACGTCGCCGACGTCGGCTCCCTGCGTGACGCGCTCGAGGATGCCGAAGCCGCCTATTACCTGGTGCACTCGCTCGACAGCGCGGACTTCACGCGCCGCGACGCCGACGCGGCCCGCGCGTTCGCCCGGGCGGCGTCGGACGCGGGCGTGCGCCGGATCGTCTACCTCGGCGGCCTCGGGGACGACGACGACACGCTGTCGGAGCACCTGGCCAGCCGACGCGAGGTCGAGCGGCTGCTGGGGGAGACCGGGGTGCCGGTGACCGTGCTGCGCGCCGGGA of the Amycolatopsis sp. NBC_01488 genome contains:
- a CDS encoding DMT family transporter translates to MTTTEPRSTTAPFTERFDPRLLAALGSFCISLSSVFIKVSHASGSTSAFWRCLLALPVLLALAARERRKSGPAPRVLLPLLAGTGLGLDFVLWGEAIPRIGAGIATVLLAVQVVIVPLLAFAFFRERPAKRFLFAVPVLLGGIVLAGGFAGSGSFGPDPVTGAVFAMLAGAGYAGYLFLIRLSGGAGAQAQSLVLATASAGVVAVVLGVPSGTLDLSPGLETFGWLVALAVVGQLIGWILISAALPRMPATTGATLMLLQPVGAVLLGIGLLGETPSVLQLVGCAGVVAAVCFAGRTRRG